The nucleotide window CTGCGACGGTTGCTCCGCCGCCCTCCGCAGCCGCATCCACTCCCTCCGCCCAGGTATCTCCTTCCGCTTACCATCCTCTCCTCTTGTTCCATCTTTTGGTTGTATGTTTTAAGATTTTAGGGTTCTTGTTGTTATTTAGGGTCGCCTGGCGAGGCCAAGGCGGAGGCCTCCGCCTCCACCATCGTGGAGGATCCGGCAGCTTCAGTTTCCGCCGGCGCGGATGAGCTGCTGAATCAACATGCCGGCATCCAACCAACGGAGTGGGATCCGGATCCGCCGGCATCGTCTGATTCACCCAGGGTTCGGATGTCTTGGGCCGACATGGCGCAGGAGGACGAACTCGAGGAGGCGGCGGAAGGGGAGGAGGATGCAGAGGCAGAGAGGAGGAGTTCGGTGGATGCAACGGGGGGAGAGTCGAAGGGAAAAGGGAACACCTTGAGAAAGGAGACAGGGTTGTCGAGGGAGCAGAGGGAGGAGATACGGTTTAAGAATGTCGTCAGAAAGAAGGATTTCATATGCCTGGAGAGGGTCAAAGGGAAGATTGTTAATATCCTCGACGGCCTCGAGCTGCATACAGGAGTTTTTAGTGCGGCAGAGCAGAAAAGGATTGTGGATTTTGTGTATGAGCTCCAAGGGAAGGGGAAAAATCATCAGTTGGGAGGTGAGTGTATAATTTGCTTTTTTTCTTTGGTTAATTGACTGTTTATATTATGTGATTAGAATGATTTTATGTTCATTTCTATGTTCAAAGACTGGATGGCCTTAATGAACCCTTGCTTATTTTAGTGATACTTGTTGGATATACTTATCTATATCCAGGAAACAATATTAGTAGCTTTCGAGTTCAGTAATCGCAGTGCCTGAACATTTATGCCAATTGATGGGTAGCACTGCTACCACATGACCGTACAGTTAAACTTCATCCAATTTATGAGCTTTCAGAACAGCTGATCTCTTCACAGATTATCTCATAGCTATTTTATGTCCCGTTATTGAAGCTTAAGTGATTACTATTTGCATGCGTTAAATGTGGTAAGTTGTTCTTAGATATGTTCAACATGGCATGTAGAAGTTTGAAAGGTGTCACTGCTGTTGTAATCTAATATAGATAGTGGCTTACACAACTAATGctcagaagaaaaaggaagagaaatgaATCTGAAATCGGCATTTAAGGGCTGTACAAGGCCTGTCTTTCTTATTCCAACTCTTAAAAGCCATAATTATGAAGGTCTAGTTCTTTCTGAAATGGGAATCAGGGTGTAAAAGTTTTGCGATTGATTGTGCAGTCCAGCCAACTATTCTCTTATTATTGTCTGGTTTCTGGAATGTATGCTGAGCTTTTTGCAAAATGCGTTGGAAAATTGTTAATGTTTATCATAATCATTTAATGGATGGTTCACTTAAGATCTCATAAAATATGGAAGATAAGCAATGTAATATCGCAGGGTAGCTCTAAGATGCGGGCATGGATGTCATCAGAAAGAATATCTTACCCTAATTCATTCAACCTTTTAATAAATAGATTCCAATTGGCAGTTTCTTAGACTTGTCAATCTAATAAGTACAAACATGCTAAACGTGTTTACCAACCATGGTTGATGCAACTCATCTCAGGTCTGAGCAAACTGAACAATTGTATGTAAGATCTATGGTTATGGAGTTACAAGAGATTAattgaaggccaaaacaagaattggttgtctcttaatattcaaaaCCTGCAATTACTTACAAGATCATAAGTTCCAACCTTTCGATCCTTGGTAAAATCAACAAGTGATCTTATTCTTGCTGTTAATCTTCTGCAAGATACTTGGAACTGTTGTCCAGTGCAAAGGATTGCAAGTTGCAACAAGGTTAAAAAATTACATATGGAGGTTCTTTTTGTGAAAAGTAGGAAGAACAAGTCAAAGATACTAGTTGAGATTTTTCAAAAAGTACACTAGCAGTTCTCATCACTTTTATCTGTACGATGCATTGAAAAGTTAGTTGCAGCTGCTAGGCGGTCTAGTTAGAAATACAAAAAGCCAAGTTAGACTTGATCAGGTGCTCAATATCTTGTGTTTGATTTTCAAGGAGTCAACTGGGTTCAAAGACATTCATAAAAGTTATGATAACACAGAAAAATGAAAAAGTAAAATATGGAAAATAGATGATAAAAATAGACAAAGAAGGTGTGAAACCAATGATGCTGTCATCCTAACATACCTTGAGCCACAGGACTAGAGCAAAATATGAACAATGGATGACAGAAATTACGAAAGTGCAGGACGGTTGATGCTATTATCCATCATTTCTTTGGTCGTGGGAGTTTtgtacatttagagaaaaagaaaaaacaaagacaCTGGAGGATCTGTGACAACTTATGGTGTCGGATGAGTCCTATTCCTCAAAATTTAAGTTATTGGGTCTCCAAATCGATTGATTCTGATCTATATTTGGATCATCGGTTCTGAATGTAAGATTTTTACAAAGTTGCAAAACTAACTCTCTCAAGTCTCAAATGAATATCTTGTATCAATGCATTTTGGAAAGAAGTCAAGAGATCTACTTATTTTACCAAACGGCCGTCAATTCTAAGAGAAGTTTCGGCTAaaatcagcttgaattcaagttaaatcgATTGAGCACAGTCTAATTAAGAATTCCTTGCAACACTGCCATTTCCCAAGCATAAACATTTGATCTTGCTACCTTTGATCTTACAACTAACAATGAGTACCCCTACTTGCACCTTGTTCCTTTTTGTCTGTAAGAAGCCTCTCCAATTCCTTTTGGCAGTTTGAAGACAAGGTGTAGAAATGGTTTTCTGTAAGAGCTCCTTAGGCTTATGTAAGAATCTCAATATGATGGAATTTGATTAGATAGTGGTTTTCTGTCTTTTTTATTTAGGGTTAAGTGTTAGGATATTGGACCTCTTTGTATGTAGCTTGTTTTATAAGTTGATGTGATTATTGATTTTGTACAGGCTCTTTGGCCGTATATTCCTTCTTCCTCCCAAATCTTCTCAAGTCCTCACCCTTTGCACAAATGTTGTTGTACCAGTTGGTATTAAAGCCTGCTGTATGTATGTTCAATCATGATGGCCACTCAATATTTTTTTcaggaagaaaggaagaagattatgcatgaaatatatcTTGTGTTGCAAGGcaggcatgaaaatattaaaatgatcTTTTGACCAAAAGTGGAGCAACAGACAATGGAAGATCATGTTGCAGAGTAAACAGAGATCATGCAAAAAAGAAGGGCATTATGTTTGTTGAGTGATCAAGTGACCAAAGCCAAGAACTCGGAGATCAAGAAGATATTGTCATTGCAATTTTTCCATCATCAATAGACCTCTTACCTACATTGACAAAATCCGATCTAGGAGCTTGCAGAAGCTTATTTGTACCTACACTCCCTACTTTACTTTAGATATTGTTATGCTTGTCGAGCAAGGTTCAAAATTTATCTTTCATTAGCAACATGTGGAGATGATTCAAAGGAGAGAAGACTCTGCAACAGGCTTTTGATATCTAGATAACCTCTGCACAGCAGAATCAGTTGATGTGATTCAAGCCTCTAGGTTAGGCTGAAGTCTTGTTGTCTATGATAGAGTATTTGCATACATATCCGAAACTAACTATAATTTTCTTGAAGATTTTTTTGGCTTAATTTTGTACTATTTTTTTACACTGATCTAGATTGTCTATAATATATATGTGAAACCTGGAGATCTTTAAATTTGGGAATCCTAATATGATAGAATTTAATTAGATATTTGTTTTCCCTCTTCTGTAAGCTTAGGGTTTAAGTAATCAAGATCATAGGTCTCTTTTGTATTCAGCTTATATGATTAATTCATGTGATTATTGAGTTTCTAGGGCCTTTGGCCTAAATTTTTCTTCTTCGACATTCTCTCTTCTCTATTCCCCTTAGTCCTAATAATGTCTTGTCACATTAAGCTGCCTCAAGAATTTACAGAAGTCATTTACTAATGGTCCATATATTGATCGTCTTTCGTAATAAAAAACCTATTGCATATGCACAGTATATTGGAAGCtacaaatataattataattacgaGGCATTTGATGCGGGAGTATATTTGTCATTTGATACAATTTAGGTATAGTTAGGTCTTACTTGAGTCTAGATCGGATCAAGTTAATATCTACTCAATGCATCAGCCTCCAAGGATTTACTGAATGGCCACTGATGGATTTCACTCAATATTTCTTCATTTTGATCAATTTTTACGATGAGACATTCATGAAGACTTTGTATTTGCATTACCGACCATTGTtcaacgagaatatcatcaaggTTTGAATGATCTAAGTAGGAATGTCATTCGAGACAGGAAAAGTTCATTAGGGTCTCATATAAGATTACTTGAATCTGACCTGACTTTGATTAAAATGAACTATTTTCTAGTTTCTTGGTCTTTTTTTATTATCGAGAGTATCTAGTAAGCATCCAGTTATAGTAGTATTGCTGTTTATTAGTGCTATTTTTAGGTCTAATTGGATTGACACATTCTTGGATTTTATCCTTGCATTGAAGCAGACTTCTGCCTGTCTTTTTATTGGAATTTTAATATGCATTTCTATTATATTAGGATAATCTCTGATACCATATCATGCTTGGTTATACATGCAGAACATACATATTCAGAACCACCAAAATGGATGTGTGGCAAAGGACGAGTGACCATTCAATTTGGATGCTGTTATAACTATTCTATGGTACTAAGCTTTTCAACCTTTGCACAAAAACTGTAAAGAAGATGCATGACGAACTAACAAAAGTTTGATTGTAGGATAAGAATGGAAATCCTCCAGGAATCCTGAAGAATGTTGTTGCTGACCCAGTTCCTCATCTTTTCAAGGTGATAATAAGAAGGCTGGTTCGTTGGCATGTAATTCCAAGAACATGTATTCCTGACAGTTGTATTGTCAACATCTATGAACTGGGAGACAGCATTCCACCTCATATTGACAGCCATGATTTTGTTCGACCATTCTGTACCGTGTCATTTCTTAGCGAGTGCAATATACTTTTTGGATCAAGTTTACAGATTGCTGGGTCAGGCGAGTTTCCTGGCTCAGTCGCTATTCCCTTGCCTGTCGGGTAAGTTCAATAGGCTAACATCTTCGTCATTTTAATGTATATACGTCCATATTGCTGAATTTAAAGATGGATTACCTTTTTAGATGTCTTTGATTGACTACTATATCTTCCCAGTTTACAAATGTCATTTCTGTTTATTAACTAACCATAATGGGCGATGCACGTCAGTAACATCTGAATATTACTTTCTATCCTAGAAATAAGAACCGATGCAGGTATCTATCTACTTCAGAGGTAGGTCTATCTGGATTGATGGAAATTTTTATGTTGCTAGAGATCTTGTACCATAATATTGTAATTGTGAATTTACATCCCATGATCTTTATGACAAATTAGTTATGCTTGATCTTACAGAATCAGTTAACTTTGCCTGGCTGATGTTTTAATTTCTATCTTATTTAGGTCGGTACTTGTGTTGAATGGTAATGCAGCTGATGTTGCAAAGCATTGCATCCCAGCTGTCCCATCGAAAAGGTATGTTTCTTGTAACTTCTATAAATCATTCCTTATTTTCATGCCCATGGATCTGACGATGCTCATGTTTTTCCCCGAGATCACAGAATTTCCATTACCTTTAGAAAAATGGATGAGTCCAAGTGGCCAGTCGGGTTTCTACCTGCTGCAGATTTACAGAATATCCAACCACTAGAATACACTGCAGAAGCCAAGGGACACCCACGTCAGGATAAGAACAGCCAACCTGTAATCGAGAGTAAAAGCTTCAAGAAAGGAAAGAGAACTAAAGGAAGGCCAGGTGCGATGAAGCCTGGACCAAATTTTCAGGACAGGCAgcatcattccaatgattcaggCATTCATGCAAGGAGATCAAACCTGGATGGCCAGTCCCCCAGTAATAGCAGCAGTAATAGTTTCGAAAGGGGAAGCATCTTGGGACAGAGGATTACTGAATCAaaattcagaccagaattccaaGGTTTCGAATCACATGAAGTTGTCCACTCGCCTACAGACTCAACAGCACACGTACAGCATGGAGAGGAAGAAACTGGTAATGTGGATAGAAGGGAACACGGCGGAAGGGTGGTACGGTTGGAACAACGACGAATCATCATCAGCAGCAGCGTGGAGGGAGGGGATGAAGACCTGGCACCAGCGAATCGATTTTCAGACCTGCCTCGTGTTTCTCGGGTTCAGGTGCGATCCTTGAATAGCAGCAGCAGGCGAAAGGTTAGAATGAACTTGTCTGATGGTCAGTCAAGTTGCTGAACTTCTCCTACTCGTGGTTTAGATGGATTGGTTTGGTTTTTTGTGGCCTTCTATTTTGTGAAAGTATGACTTGACATTTTCTATTCATTATTGTAATCTAATGCTTGTGTTACAGGGACATTTAGTTTGGTCAAGGAAGAAATTTATATTGTCCTTTAACGAAATCCAGTTTTCGGCCAAAACCAGTATAATTATATATCCAAAGTGATATAATATCTATCCCGCCAGAGTGATGTCAGTATTCCGATTATTTTGATGATCCCTCTTCATCTTCGTCTTTCCTTTGGTTTATCTCACATTCACTGGTCCATTTTTCATTCGGGTGAATCTCACTGCTTCCTTCTGCTGGTTTCAAAGAGACTCAAATTCTGCAATGAACTCTATTACCCCAAGAACATCTTCTCTCCCAGGTTTGTGTTTCTATCCCATTTAAACTCGAGAAAATTTCATGTTATCTGTGTTGTCATTGCTCTATCGTCGCAATTCATCAAATAGAATATGGATTCGTGAAGTTCACTAGTAAAGACATAAGCAGGTTGCAGAAGATTTCTCTCTTGAATCAGAGAAGGCGAAGGAGTTCTCACAGGTAAAGACTGCTTTTTTACATCTCTTCATTTCCTCTTATTGAAATCTCAAAGTGGCTCTAATATCTTCTGTATCTAATTTAATTAGCCTAATTAATCAACCGTATGGTATCAAATATATGAGATGGACAGCGGGTGTCTGGTGGAGCCATGCTCATGCAGCTGCTTTTCCGTATGGTATCACTGCTTGTCACTGATGCTAGCAGTGGAGGCAGCATCTCCTCCTCGGTTGAAGAATGTATGTTTGGCCAGTGGTTGAACGCCTATCATCGTAAGATAGCACCGTCCAACGATGAAGGGACAGAGAGCGCACTCCTCCACTTAGCAGCCGCCCACTGGAGTAGTGGAGGAGGCGTCGTTTGTCTCTCCCATTTTTTACATGGCCGCCCTTTCTCGCAAGGAATCGAGTAAAGAGCGGTCACGTCAATCGGTCGCTGCTGGAGATGCCGATTGGCTGCTGCAAAAGGTTCACAGACAATTATTCTCTTCTAAAAAGTCTCTCCTTTTGCTCCCACTACGCGCGCGACCCCAACAGCACATCTCAAATTATTTACGATGAATTCttaaagaaaatctttatttttagatttttttgatgAGAAATACTCGACGCCCAATACATGATGTGACTGCTAAAAGATGaggtctatctatctatctatccatctCTGTATGAGGTCGGCGACTCTTAACCTTCGGGCACACAGAAATGGAGAGCTCATCGAAGCTGGCACAGGACTACGCCCGGGATGGCTCGGTGGATCTCAAAGGCAACCCTGTGTCGAGGTCTCAGAGAGGTGGATGGTTTGCTTGCTACTTCATCGTCGGTAAGAAGTCTGATTTGATCTCCATCGTCGTCGAGGGCTTCCTTTCCCTTACCTACTCGATCGTAGTCACTGATGTGATGTACGTACGTATACACGCAGTGTACGACGCTGTGGAGAGGATGGCGTACCAGGGGATATCATCCAACCTGGTGCTGTACCTTACCAGGAATCTGCACCAAGGCACGCTGACCGCCGCCAACAATGTCACGTACTGGGTGGGAACTGGATACTTGATGCCCGTTCTGGGCGCTTATGTCGCGGACGCACATCTCGGACGATACTGGACCTTCGTCCTCTCCTCGGCCATCTATTTCCTGGTATGCATGCATATGTTCGCACACCTGTATCATCTATATGATTGCTttggctgctgttgctgctgctctaAGGTGTCCAAGGTGactaacattatatatatatatatatatatatatatatatatatatatatatatataataataataataataataataataataataataataataaaactttaAATCCTAATTATTTGGATCAGTTATATGAATTTTTTATCATCATTTATatccataaaaaaatcatatgcttaattaaggttaaaatatttatatttatatttataatttctattgaaATAAGTTCTTTTTATCTCTCTTTGTACcactaaattaattaatttattttatttctaaCTATTACATCTGTTAAGCACATAATCTTAAACGTTAAATATATAACTGTTTgacttatttaattatatttttcagtTGATTAATTTCAAAACTATTACTGATTCTAACTCTATTCACATCATGTTGGcttttttttcttggaatttaTTTTCAGGtgaaagatcttttttttttttttgctggtaGAATCGGAGTGTTTGGGAAGAACTCTCGGATTCTCTCTTTATTGTATGGCTGATTGACTGCTCGTTTAATTGATAGCAATTTCTATTTTCTCTCAAAGAAAAGATTAGTCTTAAGAGCCTTAGTGAGGTTAGAAGTCCTTTAAATTATCTATAATCTTCATATATAGGCCAATGGTCTTACAAATTGAGAGATCGAATTAAGAGATTTAAGATTTATAATTTTACTAGTGATtgtgatgaataaaaattcttagttattttgtttctcttttcttctcttcgaCCGTATGTTTTATATGACTAATTGAAACCCACTAACTTTCTAAAATAATTTTCAATATGACATCATTGTGTATTTTATTTTGAGAGCCACTGAatattagatttaataattagtGAAATTAGGTCTAATCTTAATAATCTTTAACAAAGACGAATTtacaaataagaaatataatacacacaatgtatatatatatatatatatatatatatatatatatatgtatatatatatatatatatatatgtatatatatatatatatatgtatatatatatatatatatgtatgtatatatatatatatgtatgtatatatatatatatgtatatatatacatatatgtatgtatatatatacatacatatatgtatgtatatatatatatacatatatatatatacatacatatatatatatacatatacatatatacatatacatatacatatatatatatatatatatatatatatatataatgcatgtgAAATTTAAT belongs to Musa acuminata AAA Group cultivar baxijiao chromosome BXJ1-11, Cavendish_Baxijiao_AAA, whole genome shotgun sequence and includes:
- the LOC103970557 gene encoding RNA demethylase ALKBH9B — its product is MEDDSFVQEYEPSELEIAAEFLTNWLPFLTRGLCDGCSAALRSRIHSLRPGSPGEAKAEASASTIVEDPAASVSAGADELLNQHAGIQPTEWDPDPPASSDSPRVRMSWADMAQEDELEEAAEGEEDAEAERRSSVDATGGESKGKGNTLRKETGLSREQREEIRFKNVVRKKDFICLERVKGKIVNILDGLELHTGVFSAAEQKRIVDFVYELQGKGKNHQLGEHTYSEPPKWMCGKGRVTIQFGCCYNYSMDKNGNPPGILKNVVADPVPHLFKVIIRRLVRWHVIPRTCIPDSCIVNIYELGDSIPPHIDSHDFVRPFCTVSFLSECNILFGSSLQIAGSGEFPGSVAIPLPVGSVLVLNGNAADVAKHCIPAVPSKRISITFRKMDESKWPVGFLPAADLQNIQPLEYTAEAKGHPRQDKNSQPVIESKSFKKGKRTKGRPGAMKPGPNFQDRQHHSNDSGIHARRSNLDGQSPSNSSSNSFERGSILGQRITESKFRPEFQGFESHEVVHSPTDSTAHVQHGEEETGNVDRREHGGRVVRLEQRRIIISSSVEGGDEDLAPANRFSDLPRVSRVQVRSLNSSSRRKVRMNLSDGQSSC